A portion of the Pseudomonadota bacterium genome contains these proteins:
- the fabI gene encoding enoyl-ACP reductase FabI, which yields MGQLSAGLVSNFLEGKRGLVVGVANEHSIAAGCARAFHAGGAEVALTYQNEKARRFVEPVAADIEAPLFLPLDVTQPEQMDNVFRAIGEQWGRLDFLLHSIAFCPKDDLHGRVTDCSKEGFALAMDISVHSLIRLAKAAEPLMTDGGTILTMSYHGAEKVVDHYNIMGPVKAALESTVRYLSVELGDRNIRVNSISPGPLATRAASGIDHFDELIEDAKARAPLHRITTVEEVGAMASCLVADFARSVSGNTAYIDGGHHIV from the coding sequence ATGGGACAGCTTTCAGCGGGACTGGTATCGAATTTTCTAGAAGGAAAGAGGGGCCTCGTGGTCGGGGTGGCCAATGAACACTCCATCGCCGCGGGCTGTGCCCGGGCTTTCCATGCTGGCGGTGCAGAAGTCGCGCTGACCTATCAAAACGAAAAAGCGAGGCGTTTTGTCGAGCCGGTTGCCGCCGACATTGAGGCGCCTTTGTTTCTACCGCTGGATGTAACCCAACCCGAGCAGATGGATAATGTATTCAGGGCGATTGGAGAGCAGTGGGGCCGGCTCGACTTCCTGCTGCATTCGATTGCTTTCTGTCCCAAAGACGATTTGCACGGGCGCGTGACGGATTGCTCGAAAGAGGGCTTTGCGCTGGCCATGGATATCTCGGTGCATTCTCTCATTCGGCTGGCCAAAGCGGCGGAACCGCTCATGACCGACGGCGGCACAATTCTGACCATGAGCTATCATGGCGCGGAAAAGGTCGTCGACCATTACAATATCATGGGGCCGGTGAAGGCGGCGTTGGAATCGACCGTCCGCTATCTGTCCGTTGAGCTTGGCGACCGGAACATCCGCGTCAACTCGATCTCCCCCGGGCCGCTCGCGACCCGTGCCGCTTCGGGGATCGATCATTTTGACGAACTCATCGAAGACGCCAAGGCCCGGGCACCGCTTCACAGGATCACAACCGTTGAAGAGGTCGGTGCCATGGCCAGCTGCCTTGTCGCCGACTTTGCCCGCTCCGTGAGCGGGAACACCGCTTACATCGACGGGGGCCATCACATTGTCTGA
- a CDS encoding alpha/beta fold hydrolase has protein sequence MNVRVDHSSVSKQMLSPQAQRNDRPLRQMWASSTAGTSPISTVSMIADWAMHLACSPDKQVSLFEKGMRNWSSWWSFVAKGCPAATDQQAIQPQRGDRRFNHPGWQQPAYAALSQAFLLAEDFADHATSDVPGLSADHDRAMTFLARQIMDAFSPSNFLASSPEVIERTVDEYGMNLLRGVEAFAKDVREPAQERGAAPPKKLGQDIAATPGKVVYRNHLIELIQYEAASKSVHAQPVLITPAWIMKYYILDLSAENSLVQFLTKQGFTVFMISWRNPGAADADLGMAEYLSSGPIAALDYIEQALGVSKVHTVGYCLGGTLLAIAAAKMARDGDDRLASMTLLAAQTDFSEAGELMLFINESQVSFLEDKMAAQGYLDSQQMMGAFQFLRSNDLIWSKLIRAYLLGEDPRPMNDLMQWNADGTRMPAKMHAQYLRQLFLNNDLAAGRYKVDGHAVSLRDIRVPIFGVGTETDHIAPWTSVFKIHNLAHSDITFVLTNGGHNAGVISEPGHRRRHYRMHTVREKDRGLSSEDWLIRAAASEGSWWPAWTTWLAKNSTGKTAPPDLPKGLCDAPGTYVLME, from the coding sequence ATGAATGTTCGTGTCGATCACAGCAGCGTCTCCAAACAAATGCTCTCCCCCCAAGCGCAACGTAATGACCGCCCTCTGCGCCAGATGTGGGCATCGTCAACCGCAGGAACGTCGCCGATATCGACGGTATCCATGATAGCAGACTGGGCGATGCATCTTGCGTGCTCTCCGGACAAGCAGGTGTCACTGTTCGAGAAAGGTATGCGCAACTGGTCGTCTTGGTGGTCCTTTGTCGCGAAGGGCTGCCCAGCGGCAACCGACCAACAAGCCATTCAACCGCAACGGGGTGATCGGCGCTTCAATCACCCCGGCTGGCAACAACCGGCCTATGCGGCGCTGTCTCAAGCTTTTCTCCTTGCCGAAGATTTCGCCGATCATGCGACGTCCGATGTTCCAGGATTGAGCGCTGACCATGATCGGGCGATGACATTTCTTGCGCGACAAATCATGGATGCGTTTTCGCCGTCCAACTTTCTTGCCAGCAGCCCCGAAGTCATTGAGCGAACGGTCGACGAATACGGGATGAACCTTTTGCGGGGCGTCGAGGCCTTCGCCAAGGATGTCCGAGAGCCGGCGCAGGAGCGGGGGGCCGCGCCACCCAAGAAACTGGGCCAAGACATCGCGGCGACACCCGGTAAAGTCGTCTACCGCAATCACCTCATCGAGCTGATCCAGTATGAGGCTGCCTCCAAAAGCGTCCACGCGCAGCCGGTCCTGATCACGCCAGCCTGGATCATGAAATATTACATTCTTGATCTCAGCGCCGAGAACTCGCTGGTGCAGTTTCTGACGAAGCAAGGCTTCACGGTCTTTATGATCTCATGGCGCAACCCAGGCGCCGCAGACGCTGATCTTGGGATGGCCGAATACCTGTCCTCCGGCCCGATAGCGGCCCTCGACTATATCGAGCAGGCATTGGGTGTCTCAAAAGTCCATACCGTCGGCTACTGCCTGGGCGGGACGTTGCTGGCAATCGCCGCCGCAAAGATGGCGCGCGATGGAGATGACCGGCTGGCCAGCATGACGCTGCTCGCGGCCCAGACGGACTTCAGCGAGGCCGGCGAGTTGATGCTCTTTATCAACGAAAGCCAGGTTTCCTTCCTCGAAGACAAAATGGCGGCACAAGGCTACCTCGATTCCCAACAGATGATGGGAGCGTTTCAGTTTCTTCGTTCCAACGATCTGATCTGGTCGAAGCTGATCCGCGCGTATCTTTTGGGCGAGGACCCGCGCCCCATGAACGATTTGATGCAGTGGAACGCCGACGGCACGCGGATGCCGGCAAAAATGCACGCCCAGTATTTGCGTCAGCTGTTTCTCAACAACGATCTGGCTGCCGGTCGGTACAAGGTGGATGGCCACGCCGTTTCGCTGCGCGATATTCGGGTACCGATTTTCGGGGTGGGGACGGAAACCGATCACATCGCCCCGTGGACTTCGGTCTTTAAAATTCACAACCTGGCCCACTCAGATATCACCTTCGTGTTGACCAATGGCGGGCACAATGCCGGGGTTATTTCCGAACCGGGCCACCGCCGCCGACACTACCGAATGCACACCGTCCGCGAGAAGGATCGCGGACTGTCCAGCGAGGATTGGCTCATCAGAGCCGCGGCGTCCGAAGGGAGTTGGTGGCCGGCTTGGACAACATGGCTTGCCAAAAACTCAACCGGTAAAACAGCGCCGCCCGATCTGCCAAAGGGTCTGTGCGACGCGCCTGGAACCTATGTTTTGATGGAGTGA
- a CDS encoding cobalamin B12-binding domain-containing protein: MAERYRSPYTIMSDPIEGLARAALERVAAVRAVGGPWLVQSDAETQLSIFCERLVDGDLIAAEATVRELSSRYESFEALAEELIAEASRRLGRMWDHDEISFTEVSIGVSTLFHLATRMSVHSALASFGAQGNALFVTLDGQAHTLGIVLAAEAFRQHGWSVELRLGEDIDRALHVVATKKVLIVGLTCSQADQRNDVARFVAEARSIQPGANILLGGTLVSAEPERAEALGADRLVSSLAGALNEAERVRTAQPILPHGPN; this comes from the coding sequence ATGGCTGAGCGATATCGCTCGCCTTACACAATCATGTCCGATCCAATTGAGGGTTTAGCAAGAGCTGCGCTTGAACGTGTCGCCGCCGTCCGGGCGGTCGGAGGGCCGTGGCTTGTGCAGTCGGACGCGGAGACGCAGCTTTCGATCTTCTGCGAGCGCCTTGTGGACGGTGATCTCATTGCAGCCGAAGCGACCGTGCGGGAGCTGAGTTCACGCTATGAGAGTTTCGAGGCACTCGCCGAGGAGCTGATTGCCGAGGCGTCGCGCCGCTTAGGCCGAATGTGGGATCATGACGAAATCTCGTTTACCGAGGTATCAATCGGTGTCTCTACCCTCTTTCATCTTGCCACCCGCATGAGCGTTCACAGCGCTTTGGCGTCATTTGGTGCGCAAGGGAACGCACTGTTTGTCACCCTGGATGGACAGGCACATACGCTTGGTATCGTTCTGGCTGCTGAGGCGTTCAGGCAGCACGGTTGGTCGGTTGAGCTTCGCCTTGGTGAAGACATCGACCGCGCACTTCATGTAGTCGCGACCAAGAAGGTGCTGATCGTTGGCTTGACATGCAGTCAAGCAGACCAGCGGAACGATGTTGCCCGTTTCGTGGCCGAGGCCCGGTCTATCCAGCCCGGTGCAAACATCCTACTGGGCGGGACACTTGTTTCCGCGGAGCCCGAGCGCGCCGAGGCTCTGGGCGCAGATCGGCTGGTGTCCTCGCTTGCAGGTGCCCTGAACGAAGCGGAACGCGTTCGAACCGCCCAACCGATCTTGCCACATGGACCCAATTGA
- the hemN gene encoding oxygen-independent coproporphyrinogen III oxidase translates to MSRLAEKYAGRAVPRYTSYPTAPHFNDTVDAADYTHWLASLDRDEPVSLYLHVPFCRELCWYCGCNMKLAKRDEPIAQYAAMLRREIVLLAQHLPGRMRVSHIHWGGGTPTAMAPGDLMRTMQTVRDHFDLVTDAELAIESDPRTLTREMADMIGRLGFTRASFGVQEFDPQVQLAINRVQPPDMVARSVDGLRAVGVDAINFDLIYGLPFQTTEKLLETVRLSVEMRPDRIALFGYAHVPWAAKKQRLIDETALPGASERLEQAQEAARALVDAGYVAIGLDHFARPGDEMVRAAAKGSLRRNFQGYTTDRADSLLGLGATSIGKTAGGFCQNIAETGAWSRSVEAGRLPVGRGYAFKNDDRLRAEVIEQLMCQHHVDLDLAAQRHGAPKHWYFDALPSLAEFDDDGLITMDAGRMRVTQRGEQYIRVIASAFDSYLTHNQTRHAVAV, encoded by the coding sequence ATGAGTAGACTTGCCGAAAAATATGCCGGTCGCGCGGTCCCTCGCTATACCAGCTACCCCACAGCCCCCCACTTCAACGACACTGTCGATGCTGCCGACTACACGCACTGGCTCGCCTCGCTTGATCGGGATGAGCCGGTCTCGCTGTATCTTCACGTGCCCTTCTGTCGCGAGCTCTGCTGGTACTGCGGGTGCAACATGAAGCTTGCCAAGCGCGATGAACCCATCGCGCAGTACGCAGCCATGCTCCGGCGCGAGATCGTTCTTCTCGCACAACACTTGCCCGGACGGATGCGGGTTTCGCACATCCACTGGGGCGGCGGCACGCCGACGGCGATGGCGCCAGGCGACCTAATGCGAACCATGCAAACAGTGCGCGATCACTTCGACCTTGTTACGGATGCGGAACTGGCTATCGAAAGCGACCCGCGTACCCTGACCAGGGAAATGGCCGACATGATCGGGCGGCTTGGCTTCACCCGGGCCAGTTTCGGGGTACAGGAGTTTGACCCGCAGGTGCAGCTCGCGATCAACCGCGTTCAACCGCCCGACATGGTTGCACGCTCGGTCGATGGGCTGAGAGCCGTCGGCGTCGACGCCATAAACTTCGATCTGATTTATGGGCTACCGTTTCAGACGACCGAAAAACTGCTCGAAACCGTCCGTCTTTCCGTTGAGATGCGACCCGACCGGATCGCGCTTTTCGGCTACGCACACGTGCCATGGGCGGCCAAAAAACAAAGGCTGATTGATGAAACGGCGCTGCCGGGAGCATCGGAACGCCTTGAGCAAGCTCAGGAGGCGGCTCGGGCCCTGGTCGATGCTGGCTATGTCGCCATCGGTCTCGATCACTTCGCTCGGCCGGGTGACGAGATGGTACGTGCTGCGGCCAAGGGCAGCTTGCGACGCAATTTCCAGGGTTACACAACCGATCGTGCCGATAGCCTATTGGGCCTTGGCGCGACATCTATCGGTAAGACCGCTGGCGGCTTTTGCCAGAACATCGCTGAGACTGGCGCGTGGTCGCGCAGCGTGGAAGCGGGCCGCTTGCCGGTCGGTCGGGGATATGCGTTCAAGAATGACGACCGTTTGCGGGCTGAGGTTATCGAGCAGCTCATGTGCCAGCACCATGTCGATCTCGACCTAGCCGCGCAGCGGCATGGTGCCCCCAAGCACTGGTATTTCGATGCTTTGCCGAGCTTGGCCGAGTTTGACGATGACGGTTTGATCACGATGGATGCCGGGCGCATGCGCGTCACGCAGCGCGGCGAGCAGTACATCAGAGTGATCGCATCAGCTTTCGACAGCTATCTGACGCACAACCAAACAAGACATGCGGTTGCCGTTTAG
- the bchJ gene encoding bacteriochlorophyll 4-vinyl reductase, translating into MSNQPSSGAVQLSSAIQGGFVGPNAIIQVAHAVNESLGPRCLRRMLKHAHVTNPLLAPPEGMIDQGSALALMRTVRSELPAEQAHLIAYDAGRRTADYLLENRIPRFAKAILAGSPERLATWLLLKAIQRNAWTFAGSGTCTIQGPPTSRISIENNPLAMPGCVWHVAVFDRLFQCLVNSDIGFAHTSCCCAGAKSCVFELRHGLSSGSASA; encoded by the coding sequence ATGTCGAACCAGCCGAGTAGCGGCGCCGTGCAGCTATCGTCTGCCATCCAAGGCGGTTTCGTTGGACCGAATGCCATCATTCAGGTCGCGCACGCGGTCAACGAAAGCTTAGGGCCTCGGTGCCTGCGGCGGATGCTCAAGCATGCACATGTCACCAACCCGCTTCTTGCGCCTCCCGAAGGAATGATCGACCAAGGCTCGGCGCTGGCCTTGATGCGCACGGTCCGGTCCGAGCTTCCTGCCGAGCAAGCGCATCTCATTGCCTATGACGCCGGGCGACGGACAGCAGACTACCTGCTTGAAAACCGGATCCCGCGTTTCGCTAAGGCCATATTGGCGGGCAGCCCGGAGCGTTTGGCGACGTGGCTGCTCCTCAAAGCCATTCAACGCAATGCGTGGACGTTTGCGGGCTCTGGTACCTGCACCATCCAAGGTCCGCCAACTTCCCGGATTTCCATTGAAAACAATCCTTTGGCGATGCCGGGTTGCGTCTGGCATGTGGCTGTCTTTGACCGACTGTTCCAGTGCTTGGTAAACTCTGACATAGGATTTGCGCACACCTCCTGCTGCTGTGCAGGTGCCAAATCCTGCGTTTTCGAACTCCGGCATGGGTTGAGCTCGGGAAGCGCTAGCGCATGA
- the bchE gene encoding magnesium-protoporphyrin IX monomethyl ester anaerobic oxidative cyclase, producing the protein MRILFVHPNYHSGGAEIAGSWSPAWVAYLTGHLRQAGFDDIHFIDAMTDNVSDEELAVQIGQLQPDAVGVTAITPSIYAAENTLKIAQDVAPNAVRVLGGVHATFMFKQVFSEAPWVDVVVRGEGEEICTALMTAIRDRRWPQDRHKIHGIAFVDGDEIVSTPAASTVKDLSKIKPDWSIIEWEKYIYIPLNTRVAIPNLARGCPFTCSFCSQWKFWRDYRVRDPKDVVDEIEDLVENHGVGFFILADEEPSINKKKFVQFCQELIDRDLPRRVKWGINTRVTDVYRDRDLLKFYREAGLVHVSLGTEAAAQMKLDQFNKETKVEENKTAIRLLREADIFVEAQFIVGLDNETAETLEETYRMAWDWQPDLANWSMYTPWPFTPLYQELKDQVQVFDFSKYNFVTPIMKPKAMDRGELLDRVMNNYRRFYMQKALFHYPWRGTGFRRRYLLGCLWAFLRAGFQRTFYDLGKAGYWGPQTKKTVDFHFDETRQIAEAQLDDWEAAADRAAQAAERREAVKKQMQERSAARRVKTGATASSSGSGRKTLIDTSVRACGGSDQQLPEDYVEPAE; encoded by the coding sequence ATGCGGATTCTTTTCGTTCACCCAAACTATCACTCGGGCGGCGCCGAGATCGCCGGGTCCTGGTCGCCCGCATGGGTCGCTTACTTGACCGGACATTTGCGCCAGGCCGGCTTCGACGACATCCACTTTATCGACGCCATGACCGACAATGTGTCGGACGAAGAGTTGGCTGTTCAGATTGGCCAGCTGCAGCCCGATGCGGTTGGTGTCACAGCCATCACACCGTCCATATATGCGGCGGAGAACACACTGAAAATAGCGCAGGACGTTGCGCCGAACGCCGTGCGGGTGCTTGGCGGCGTGCATGCGACCTTCATGTTCAAGCAGGTCTTCAGTGAAGCGCCATGGGTCGACGTTGTCGTTCGCGGTGAGGGCGAAGAGATATGCACCGCACTGATGACGGCCATTCGAGATCGCAGGTGGCCCCAGGACAGACATAAGATCCACGGGATTGCCTTCGTTGATGGTGACGAGATCGTGTCGACGCCCGCCGCGAGCACGGTCAAGGATCTGTCAAAGATCAAGCCCGACTGGTCGATCATCGAGTGGGAGAAGTACATCTACATCCCGCTCAACACCCGCGTTGCGATCCCGAACCTTGCGCGCGGATGCCCTTTTACCTGCTCGTTCTGTTCGCAGTGGAAATTCTGGCGCGACTATCGCGTGCGCGATCCCAAGGACGTTGTCGATGAGATTGAGGATCTCGTCGAAAACCATGGTGTGGGGTTCTTCATCCTCGCGGACGAAGAACCGAGCATCAACAAGAAGAAATTCGTCCAGTTTTGTCAGGAGCTGATCGACCGCGATCTTCCTCGGCGCGTGAAATGGGGCATCAACACCCGGGTTACCGATGTCTACCGGGATCGTGATCTGCTGAAATTCTATCGCGAGGCCGGGTTGGTGCACGTCAGCCTCGGGACAGAGGCTGCGGCGCAGATGAAGCTCGATCAGTTCAACAAGGAAACCAAGGTCGAGGAAAACAAGACGGCCATTCGCTTGCTGCGCGAAGCGGATATCTTCGTCGAAGCGCAGTTTATTGTCGGCCTCGACAACGAGACAGCTGAAACGCTGGAAGAAACCTATCGGATGGCGTGGGACTGGCAGCCTGATCTGGCGAACTGGTCGATGTACACGCCCTGGCCGTTCACACCGCTCTACCAGGAACTGAAAGACCAGGTGCAGGTCTTCGATTTCTCCAAGTACAATTTCGTCACCCCGATCATGAAGCCGAAGGCGATGGATCGCGGCGAACTGCTCGATCGGGTGATGAACAATTACCGGCGCTTTTACATGCAGAAGGCGCTGTTTCATTATCCCTGGCGTGGCACCGGCTTCCGTCGGCGCTACCTGTTGGGCTGCCTTTGGGCGTTCCTGCGTGCTGGCTTCCAGCGCACGTTTTATGACCTCGGCAAGGCCGGCTACTGGGGGCCACAGACCAAGAAAACGGTCGACTTCCACTTTGATGAGACACGCCAGATCGCCGAAGCGCAACTTGACGATTGGGAAGCGGCCGCCGACCGCGCCGCCCAGGCAGCCGAGCGCCGCGAGGCAGTCAAGAAACAGATGCAGGAGCGGTCCGCTGCTCGCCGCGTCAAGACAGGTGCGACAGCTTCAAGCAGTGGATCGGGCCGCAAGACCTTGATCGATACCAGCGTGAGAGCCTGTGGCGGCAGCGACCAACAGTTGCCGGAAGACTATGTCGAACCAGCCGAGTAG
- a CDS encoding cobalamin-binding protein: MRTFPPQRIVCLTEETVETLYLLGAEDLIVGVSGYAVRPARVRREKPRVSAFTSADIPKIVQLEPDLVLTFSDLQAGIAAELLKAGITVMGYNQRDVAGILAMIRHLGATVGKAEAAEELAAGHETRLARIAEETAGKARPTVYFEEWDDPMISGIKWVSELIEVAGGTDAFPALAGEPAAPDRIVTSDQVIEAAPDIILASWCGKKVRTEKIASRPRWDALPAVRDGRIVEIKSPLILQPGPAALTDGLDAIRRAIQVAED; encoded by the coding sequence ATGAGGACGTTTCCGCCGCAGCGTATTGTGTGCTTGACCGAGGAAACGGTCGAGACTTTGTATCTGTTAGGGGCTGAAGATCTGATCGTCGGTGTGTCGGGATACGCGGTGCGGCCTGCTCGCGTTCGCCGCGAAAAACCCCGTGTATCGGCCTTCACCTCGGCCGATATTCCCAAGATCGTTCAGCTTGAGCCCGATCTCGTGCTCACATTTTCCGATTTGCAGGCAGGCATCGCGGCGGAACTTCTCAAGGCTGGCATCACGGTCATGGGCTACAACCAGCGCGATGTCGCGGGCATTCTTGCGATGATCCGTCATCTGGGCGCGACCGTGGGCAAGGCGGAAGCTGCTGAAGAGCTCGCCGCCGGGCATGAGACGCGGCTGGCGAGAATTGCGGAAGAGACTGCGGGCAAGGCTCGCCCGACCGTCTACTTCGAGGAATGGGACGATCCCATGATCTCGGGTATTAAATGGGTGTCCGAACTCATCGAGGTTGCGGGAGGAACGGACGCATTTCCGGCCCTTGCGGGCGAACCAGCTGCGCCCGACAGGATTGTGACGTCCGATCAGGTAATCGAGGCCGCCCCCGATATCATCCTCGCGTCTTGGTGCGGCAAGAAGGTGCGGACCGAGAAGATCGCCTCAAGGCCTCGTTGGGACGCTCTACCGGCCGTGCGCGATGGCCGGATCGTCGAGATCAAGTCTCCACTCATCCTCCAGCCTGGTCCCGCCGCTCTCACCGACGGTCTGGATGCCATTCGGCGCGCAATCCAAGTCGCTGAAGACTGA
- a CDS encoding NirA family protein → MHGAYEKTKGFTDEQISCLMSALAKLELNTSASAQTSGDASQETVYGTPIEDLCKEELRKYQQHPLDIWDRLMRWTERNEIATGLDQFLLRHLGFFNVEPTSPGYMVRLRIPACQLRGDQMQSLAEIAETYGGGYAHVTTRGNIQIREIEPRNVLNVMDALTRAGLSCQGSGADSARNMTSSPTAGFDATELVDLSPHTIRLSNLVLNTRELRALPRKFNISFDNGGRISAASDTNDIAFQSVRLEDGAPVDPGIYCRIGLGGISGHKDLTRETGMICTPEQTVMAGFAMLWVFVEHADRTNRKRARLKYLLDKQGVDWFIDRTQEKLQDLEAGFQLIACPTDHDAPRPPVDRHGHIGFHPQSEHGTSYVGVSLEMGRLIPDQMRTLGRIAMMHGRNDLRLTVWQNVLIPHLPDAVRQDVTKDLTDHGMGVSATAFSAGAVACTGKAGCKLALAFTKENGLDLVRHLEGRFTLDRPINIHLTGCPNSCAQHYIGDIGLVGTTMPDGGEGYYVVVGGGSDHEKGVGRALCGPVPHAKVNALVEEVVGNYLDRRDGSESFLEFVRPLPDEALASLFDPATLSS, encoded by the coding sequence ATGCACGGCGCTTATGAAAAGACCAAAGGCTTCACTGACGAGCAAATTTCTTGCTTGATGTCGGCGCTTGCGAAACTTGAGCTCAATACTTCCGCGAGCGCACAGACCTCGGGCGACGCATCACAGGAAACTGTCTACGGCACCCCTATCGAGGATCTATGCAAGGAAGAGCTGAGAAAATACCAGCAACACCCGCTCGATATCTGGGACCGACTGATGCGCTGGACCGAGCGCAACGAGATTGCGACCGGTCTTGATCAGTTCCTTCTGAGGCATTTGGGCTTTTTCAACGTTGAGCCGACAAGCCCCGGTTACATGGTGCGGCTGCGTATCCCGGCCTGCCAGTTGCGGGGCGACCAAATGCAGTCGCTGGCAGAGATCGCCGAGACCTATGGCGGCGGTTATGCGCATGTGACGACACGCGGCAATATTCAAATCAGGGAAATTGAACCGAGAAACGTTCTCAACGTGATGGATGCCCTGACCCGCGCAGGCTTGTCGTGTCAGGGGTCGGGCGCAGACTCGGCGCGCAACATGACGAGCTCTCCGACGGCAGGTTTTGACGCGACCGAGCTTGTCGACCTTTCACCGCACACGATCCGTCTGTCGAATTTGGTTTTGAACACGCGTGAGCTGAGGGCCTTGCCGCGTAAGTTCAACATCTCCTTCGATAATGGCGGCAGGATTTCGGCTGCCAGCGATACCAACGATATTGCCTTTCAGTCGGTCAGACTTGAGGACGGCGCGCCGGTCGACCCAGGTATCTATTGCCGCATCGGACTTGGAGGGATTTCCGGGCACAAAGATCTGACGCGCGAGACCGGCATGATCTGCACCCCTGAGCAGACGGTGATGGCTGGTTTCGCCATGCTTTGGGTTTTCGTTGAACATGCGGACCGAACCAACCGCAAACGGGCTCGGCTCAAATACCTTCTGGATAAGCAGGGTGTTGACTGGTTCATCGACCGAACCCAGGAAAAACTTCAAGACCTCGAAGCGGGATTTCAACTGATCGCCTGCCCAACCGATCATGACGCACCAAGACCGCCCGTGGACCGGCACGGTCATATCGGCTTCCATCCCCAGTCTGAACACGGCACCAGCTACGTTGGGGTTTCGCTCGAAATGGGCCGGCTCATCCCGGACCAGATGCGCACACTGGGCCGGATAGCGATGATGCACGGCCGTAACGATCTTCGCCTGACGGTTTGGCAGAATGTTTTGATACCGCACCTTCCCGACGCCGTTCGGCAGGACGTCACGAAAGACCTGACCGATCACGGAATGGGGGTTTCAGCGACCGCCTTTTCCGCCGGGGCTGTTGCCTGCACGGGCAAGGCGGGTTGCAAGCTTGCGCTTGCCTTTACCAAGGAAAATGGTCTCGATTTGGTGCGCCATCTAGAAGGCCGGTTCACGCTCGATCGGCCGATCAATATCCACCTGACAGGCTGCCCCAACTCCTGCGCGCAGCATTATATCGGCGACATTGGCCTCGTCGGTACCACGATGCCGGATGGTGGCGAGGGCTATTATGTTGTTGTCGGCGGCGGAAGCGACCATGAAAAAGGCGTCGGCAGGGCCCTGTGCGGTCCTGTCCCCCACGCCAAGGTGAATGCGCTCGTTGAAGAGGTCGTCGGGAACTACCTTGATCGCCGCGATGGTAGCGAAAGCTTCCTTGAATTTGTCCGCCCGCTTCCGGACGAAGCGCTCGCCTCCCTCTTCGATCCCGCAACCCTATCCTCCTGA